In one Gemmatimonas sp. genomic region, the following are encoded:
- a CDS encoding DUF456 domain-containing protein encodes MLSLILLGAALAGGVILIPFGLPGLWVMLGAALLHWVLVPLGGIGVWTMAGAGALVVAAEVLEFTISARYTRKYGGSRRASWGAVIGGLVGALVGIPVPVVGSLIGAFAGAFLGALVAELSVARAARGAPVRVATGALVGRVVAAAAKVGIGVVVAVWVMAAAVVGN; translated from the coding sequence ATGCTTTCGCTGATACTCCTTGGCGCGGCCCTCGCGGGTGGTGTGATCCTGATTCCGTTCGGATTGCCCGGCTTATGGGTGATGCTGGGCGCGGCACTCCTGCACTGGGTGCTGGTGCCGCTGGGCGGCATCGGCGTGTGGACGATGGCCGGTGCGGGTGCTCTGGTCGTGGCGGCGGAGGTGCTCGAGTTCACCATATCGGCCCGCTACACCCGGAAGTACGGCGGCTCGCGCCGGGCCTCGTGGGGAGCGGTCATCGGCGGCCTGGTGGGGGCCCTGGTGGGCATTCCGGTGCCCGTGGTGGGTTCGCTCATTGGCGCATTCGCCGGCGCCTTCCTGGGGGCACTGGTGGCCGAGCTCTCAGTGGCGCGCGCGGCGCGCGGCGCGCCGGTACGGGTGGCCACGGGGGCGTTGGTGGGTCGAGTGGTCGCTGCGGCCGCGAAAGTGGGAATCGGCGTCGTGGTTGCCGTCTGGGTCATGGCGGCAGCGGTGGTCGGAAACTAG